A part of Cannabis sativa cultivar Pink pepper isolate KNU-18-1 chromosome 6, ASM2916894v1, whole genome shotgun sequence genomic DNA contains:
- the LOC133039271 gene encoding uncharacterized protein LOC133039271 has translation MQGIFSNFEGNKKFQWTEKCEEAFQALKTHLGQPPILSKPVTGEVLSIYLAVSEYAISSVLICEDQEQQYPVYYVSKRLLEAETRYPQMEKLAFTLVTSSRKLRPYFKAHSIEVLTNYPLRQVLAKPETSGRLLKWSVELSQFEIKYKPRTAIKGQALADFILEFPSTEVSLINEKINTAIPKGEGWTLYIDGASNSEGLKLALEMRIEYLQAFSDSQIVVCQDNGEHLARGGRLVKYLTIVCELMQKFKKVVVSRVLRAHNSHADALARLPSTREAKLLDVIPVDVLAHSTINREETMEIDIAQEVTWMTPIVAYQEKGILPGGKMEARKLRQRAAPYVIYDGRLYRRSFSQPLLNCIDGEDCDYILCEVHGVICGNHTGGNSLALKIMRQGYYWPTLRQDAFTFAKKCDKCGVKYSVVAVDYFTKWAEAKALATITVTKLREFVYNSIICRFGIPYKLISDNGKQFDCKEMRQLCNDVGIKKAFSTVAYPLSNGQTEVVNKIIKHTIKGKLEERKGVWPDELSQVLWSYNTTPRSTTGETPFLLTYGCEAMVPVEIGAEAIIVRDVFNVEQNEEK, from the exons ATGcaaggaattttttcaaattttgaaggCAATAAGAAGTTCCAGTGGACCGAGAAATGCGAAGAGGCTTTTCAAGCATTGAAAACACATTTAGGGCAGCCCccaatcctatcaaaacccgtaaCCGGTGAAGTCTTGTCAATTTATCTAGCGGTGTCAGAATATGCAATTAGTTCGGTACTAATCTGCGAAGATCAAGAACAACAGTACCCGGTGTATTATGTCAGTAAACGCCTATTGGAAGCTGAGACCCGCTACCCTCAAATGGAAAAATTAGCGTTCACCCTGGTAACATCGTCGAGAAAGTTGCGACCTTATTTCAAGGCCCACAGCATCGAAGTTTTAACAAACTACCCTTTGAGGCAAGTCTTGGCAAAACCAGAGAcatcggggagattgttgaAATGGTCAGTAGAGTTAAGTCAGTTTGAAATCAAGTACAAaccgagaactgcgatcaaggggcaagccttggcagatttcatTCTCGAGTTCCCCAGTACTGAAGTGTCACTCATAAATGAAAAGATCAACACCGCTATACCAAAAGGAGAAGGATGGACGTTGTACATCGATGGGGCTTCTAATAGCGAAG GATTGAAGCTTGCTCTCGAGATGAGAATCGAGTACTTACAGGCTTTCAGCGATTCCCAAATCGTCGTATGCCAGGATAATGGAGAACATCTGGCCAGAGGCGGGCGATTAGTTAAGTATCTCACCATAGTATGCGAGCTGATGCAGAAATTCAAGAAAGTAGTCGTGTCCCGAGTACTGCGTGCTCATAACtcacacgcagacgcattggctCGTTTGCCCTCGACTAGAGAAGCCAaattactcgatgtaattccTGTTGATGTATTGGCTCACTCGACGATAAATAGAGAAGAAACGATGGAAATAGATATCGCCCAAGAGGTCACCTGGATGACTCCAATAGTCGCATATCAGGAGAAGGGTATCTTGCCTGGTGGCAAGATGGAAGCAAGGAAGCTGCGACAGCGGGCTGCCCCATATGTCATCTATGATGGAAGATTATATCGCAGAAGCTTCAGTCAACCATTACTTAACTGTATCGATGGGGAAGACTGCGACTACATACTCTGTGAGGTGCACGGGGTTATTTGTGGGAATCATACAGGTGGTAATTCCCTTGCCCTAAAAATCATGCGACAGGGGTATTACTGGCCTACCTTGCGACAAGACGCTTTCACTTTCGCAAAGAAATGCGACAAAT gcggagtcaagtATTCTGTGGTCGCGGTCGACTACTTCACAAAATGGGCTGAGGCCAAAGCACTAGCAACCATCACAGTGACTAAgttgcgcgagtttgtctacAACTCAATAATCTGTCGATTTGGCATCCCTTACAAGCTCATTTCAgataatggaaagcaatttgactGTAAGGAGATGCGGCAGTTATGCAACGACGTGGGAATTAAAAAAGCATTCTCAACAGTCGCCTATCCGCTAAGTAACGGGCAAACTGAAGTAGTCAATAAGATAATAAAGCACACCATCAAAGGAAAACTCGAAGAACGTAAGGGGGTATGGCCAGACGAGCTTTCGCAAGTTTTATGGTCATACAACACGACCCCCCGATCCACGACTGGCGAGACTCCTTTCTTGCTCACTTATGGATGCGAGGCTATGGTACCAGTTGAGATTGGGGCGGAAGCTATTATAGTGAGAGATGTTTTCAACGTTGAACAGAACGAAGAAAAATAG